From the genome of Adhaeribacter pallidiroseus:
ATTCTGGTTGAGTTAAGCTGGCAAATGTGTCTTATTCTATTAGCGTACTAGTTTATCCTGATCCAATTTTTTAAGTGTCCATTTACTTATACGAGAATATACCATGCTTTCTGGTGGTAGATAAATTATCAAGTGTTTAAAATCCTGAAAGGGGGCATTTAATAACTACATCTTTTATCTTTTCTATTATTTTTTAACTCGTCGGCTTTTCCAGTTATAAGTACCTCGCAGACCCAGCAGAGCAGTATAAAGTACGTAAGGTATATAAACGAATTGTAACGGAATAAGATAAGCAATATACATTTTCCGGTATAAAAAACGCAGTACGGTTACTAAAAACAAACTGTCGATTAAAAATTTAAAAAAATACAAATAAACTACCTGCGTACCGGCAATACCCCGGCACAACCAAATAAAAAAGCTGCTGAACAAACCTAAATTTACCCCGAAAACCAATAGTGCCAGAAGCTTAATGTGCCATTGCGAGTAGTTTGGCCATTTACTAGCCCACCGTATACGTTGCTGCATAAAAGTTGAAAGAGATGCTTGTGCCGCCGTGCGCACAATTGTTTCGGGAGATTTTAAAAAAGCGATTTGCCCGGGAAAACTTTTTGCTATTTTGTGCATCAAAAATTCATCGTCGCCGGAGGCAAGCTGCTCGTTTCCGGCAAAACCTTGCACCATTATAAAAGCCTGCCGCGTGTAAGCTAAATTTGCTCCATTGCACATATTTGGTTTACCTAAGGCAATAGATGCCCCACCTACCCCTATTAAACTGGCAAACTCTACTACCTGCATCCGGGTAAATAATGAGTTAGCCTCCAGCAATGCCACTGGGCCAGCAATGCATTGAACATTTGTTTGCTCGTAATACTGGGCCAAAGTAAAAAGCCAATTGGGTGTTACCCGACAATCGCCATCGGTTTGTACCATTAACTGGCCCTTTGCTACAGTAATGCCGGTAGTAATGGCCGCTTTTTTTTGTAACCTACCCGGATAATCCTGTAATGAAATTAGGTGAACCGGTAAATCGCTCTTTTTTTTAAATTTTTGTATGAGGCTAGCCGTTTCGTCTTCGGAATGGTCATCAATAACTATTACTTCAAAATTAGAAATGGTGTATGTTTGCTGCTCTAAATCCTGCAATAGCGCCAAAATATGCTGGGCCTCGTTCCGGACCGGAATAATCACCGAAATATAAGTTTGCGGGATACTGGAATTTTTCACAACAACCGGCATTTTAAGCCAAGCGTACCAGCGCCGCAGAATAACCCAGCCATAAGCCATTAATAAACCCCAACAACC
Proteins encoded in this window:
- a CDS encoding glycosyltransferase, with protein sequence MHVFMWGCWGLLMAYGWVILRRWYAWLKMPVVVKNSSIPQTYISVIIPVRNEAQHILALLQDLEQQTYTISNFEVIVIDDHSEDETASLIQKFKKKSDLPVHLISLQDYPGRLQKKAAITTGITVAKGQLMVQTDGDCRVTPNWLFTLAQYYEQTNVQCIAGPVALLEANSLFTRMQVVEFASLIGVGGASIALGKPNMCNGANLAYTRQAFIMVQGFAGNEQLASGDDEFLMHKIAKSFPGQIAFLKSPETIVRTAAQASLSTFMQQRIRWASKWPNYSQWHIKLLALLVFGVNLGLFSSFFIWLCRGIAGTQVVYLYFFKFLIDSLFLVTVLRFLYRKMYIAYLIPLQFVYIPYVLYTALLGLRGTYNWKSRRVKK